The following proteins come from a genomic window of Aspergillus luchuensis IFO 4308 DNA, chromosome 3, nearly complete sequence:
- the gel2 gene encoding 1,3-beta-glucanosyltransferase gel2 (CAZy:GH72;~COG:S;~EggNog:ENOG410PFIQ;~InterPro:IPR017853,IPR004886;~PFAM:PF03198;~SECRETED:SignalP(1-21);~TransMembrane:1 (n8-16c21/22o466-485i)), whose product MFPTYTQLFAAACAFATTANAVTPIEVKGKDFVNSKTGDRFQILGVDYQPGGSSGFSATEDPLSDADACLRDAALMQNLGINTIRVYNLSPNVDHSKCASIFNGAGIYMILDVNSPLSGGSLDRTNPSSTYNSVYYEQVFGVIEAFKNFPNTLGFFAGNEVINEQSVYEAPAYVRAVVRDMKDYISTNVNRSIPVGYSAADVRPILMDTLDYFECNLENSTSSRSDFFGLNSYSWCGESSYKASGYDVLTEDFSNASLPVFFSEYGCNAVQPRVFTEVQALYGSEMDQVFSGGLVYEWTQEANEYGLVAINSSDTATLLVDYENLQKQYNKLDMSSIESSNSSQTSKEAVTCSSSLITNNTFLNSWDLPTVPSKVADWIKNGYTNATVGSLVAVSATTIPQTIYDYNGNKVSSVKYKVLSDDESNTPGNSTSLTSSSNSSSSTSSSSSSSSSGSSSSDSSTSGSSALPAPFMGVLTGATLFAVFML is encoded by the exons ATGTTCCCC ACATACACTCAACTGTTCGCCGCGGCTTGCGCTTTTGCGACCACCGCCAACGCTGTCACTCCCATCGAagtcaagggcaaggactTTGTCAACAGCAAGACTGGTGATCGCTTCCAGATCCTGGGTGTCGA CTACCAGCCCGGTGGTTCTTCTGGCTTCAGTGCCACTGAAGACCCCCTGAGTGATGCAGATGCCTGCTTGCGCGATGCTGCTCTTATGCAGAACCTGGGT ATCAACACTATCCGTGTGTACAACCTGTCTCCCAATGTCGACCACAGCAAGTGCgcctccatcttcaacgGTGCGGGTATCTACATGATTCTCGACGTGAACTCCCCTCTGTCCGGTGGCTCGCTTGACCGCACCAACCCTTCGAGCACCTACAACTCCGTCTACTACGAGCAGGTCTTCGGTGTCATCGAGGCCTTCAAGAATTTCCCCAACACCCTGGGTTTCTTTGCCGGTAACGAGGTTATCAACGAGCAGAGTGTCTACGAGGCCCCTGCCTACGTTCGT GCCGTCGTCCGTGATATGAAGGACTACATCTCCACCAACGTCAACCGCTCCATCCCTGTGGGTTACTCCGCTGCTGATGTGCGCCCCATCCTCATGGACACCCTTGACTACTTCGAGTGCAACCTGGAGAACTCGACCAGTTCTCGCTCCGACTTCTTTGGCCTTAACTCGTACTCTTGGTGTGGCGAGTCGTCCTACAAGGCTTCCGGCTACGACGTCCTGACTGAGGACTTCTCGAACGCCTCACTGCCCGTTTTCTTCTCCGAGTACGGTTGCAACGCCGTCCAGCCCCGTGTCTTCACCGAGGTGCAGGCCCTCTACGGCAGCGAGATGGACCAGGTCTTCTCCGGTGGTCTGGTCTACGAGTGGACCCAGGAAGCCAACGAGTACGGTCTCGTGGCCATCAACAGCAGCGACACTGCCACCCTGTTGGTCGACTATGAGAACCTTCAGAAGCAGTACAACAAGTTGGACATGAGCAGCATTGAGTCCTCCAACTCGTCCCAGACCTCCAAGGAGGCTGTGACCTGCAGCTCTTCTCTGatcaccaacaacaccttcCTGAACTCTTGGGACCTGCCTACCGTTCCCTCCAAGGTCGCTGACTGGATCAAGAACGGCTACACCAACGCCACCGTTGGCAGCCTCGTTGCCGTGtctgccaccaccatcccccagACCATCTACGACTACAACGGCAACAAGGTCTCCAGCGTCAAGTACAAGGTCCTGTCCGACGATGAGTCCAACACCCCCGGCAACTCCACTTCCCTCACCAGCAGCTCGaacagcagctccagcacCTCGAGCTCTAGCTCTAGCTCCAGCTCGggctcctccagctccgacTCTTCTACCTCGGGAAGCAGCGCCCTGCCTGCCCCCTTCATGGGTGTGTTGACCGGTGCCACTCTGTTCGCCGTCTTCATGCTGTAG
- the EXO84 gene encoding exocyst subunit EXO84 (COG:U;~EggNog:ENOG410PI5R;~InterPro:IPR042561,IPR042560,IPR011993,IPR016159, IPR032403,IPR033961;~PFAM:PF08700,PF16528;~go_component: GO:0000145 - exocyst [Evidence IEA];~go_process: GO:0006887 - exocytosis [Evidence IEA]): protein MESRGLTLRSKSRRPRPQISAPKPISGPLPTSNGSKGAGTPGQNTSSPSSTSLDRAPSKGATSDLVKRRYSTRFNQAPDFDVSAPPVPGLPKAPATYGGLSPPETSRRPSTESSGPPKVDLNALRDPSLPVDKYVANLLANASEEEIEAYQKSLRKVKNRTSTDLQQNVYQNRTQFIKISKEAEKLKGEMRTLRTLMAELTTALGQTTIGNTPNPMSPAVDEYMPKRNANRSSVANLESMWNVQLQTLWKTVEGSQKFLPVVPGRHIVMETGHWVELDSATWKPRRPVHIVLLNDHLLIAAKKRKRVDQSSHRGPVPTKLVAEECWPLQDVDMIDLGANLSAGVARDEAEDRGIANAINVRVGGKPFTYRHDKRDSSAKGELLATFRKTVEDLRRTLRSETEAASKSTESFGYLGVRRPSHSPMPDQYDGGESTRDKPEVRIDVDGKQQNLRWVDGQVDELDIDIALQRFEEAVANVERLRKLAKGLKGNAIAQDVINTKVDERAATLAEVILRALVDTHSFPVSTKTRVSWLTRLGFEDQAREAFLKTRSEIVSKRIRACVFEGDLPLYIFQISYVYFTLIKNTISIYQQCFPPVMSSASIRWAKHHLDGFNALLTRQLSSVQRGTTVWQKCIDIVHEQADQLTEVGVDFTDLVAKDLETGEEFTERPQMTRSESLISGLADTAAAAAII from the exons ATGGAGAGCCGTGGCTTGACCCTTCGCAGCAAATCGCGCCGGCCCCGCCCCCAGATCAGTGCTCCGAAGCCCATATCCGGCCCTTTGCCGACCAGTAACGGCAGTAAGGGTGCCGGTACTCCAGGCCAAAatacctcctctcccagctcGACATCCCTAGACCGGGCCCCTTCGAAGGGCGCGACCTCTGATCTAGTCAAGCGCCGTTATTCCACTCGTTTTAATCAGGCCCCCGACTTCGATGTCAGCGCTCCGCCGGTGCCGGGCCTGCCCAAGGCACCAGCCACGTATGGCGGGCTCAGCCCACCCGAAACGAGTCGCAGACCGTCCACAGAGTCTTCTGGTCCCCCCAAGGTGGACTTGAATGCTCTTCGCGATCCCAGTCTCCCAGTTGACAAGT ACGTTGCCAACCTGCTCGCCAATGCctcggaagaggaaatcGAGGCATACCAGAAGAGTCTTCGGAAGGTTAAAAACCGAACTTCGACCGATCTGCAGCAAAATGTTTACCAGAACCGCACTCAATTCATCAAGATCAGtaaggaggcggagaagcttAAAGGAGAAATGCGGACCCTCCGCACTCTGATGGCGGAGCTTACCACGGCGCTCGGACAGACCACCATCGGCAACACCCCGAATCCCATGTCCCCCGCCGTTGACGAGTACATGCCGAAACGCAATGCCAACCGCAGTTCTGTCGCTAATCTAGAGAGCATGTGGAACGTCCAGCTCCAGACCCTCTGGAAGACGGTGGAAGGCTCTCAGAAGTTCCTACCGGTGGTTCCCGGTCGACACATCGTGATGGAGACGGGACATTGGGTGGAACTGGACTCTGCAACCTGGAAGCCCAGGCGACCAGTTCACATAGTGCTGCTCAACGACCACCTGCTGATCGCTgcgaagaagcgcaagcgggTGGACCAGAGCAGCCATCGCGGGCCGGTTCCAACCAAGCTGGTCGCGGAAGAGTGCTGGCCCTTACAAGACGTTGATATGATCGACCTTGGTGCCAATCTCTCCGCGGGGGTCGCTCGagatgaagccgaagacCGGGGAATAGCAAATGCGATCAACGTCCGCGTCGGCGGAAAACCGTTTACCTATCGCCATGACAAGCGCGACAGCTCGGCTAAAGGGGAGCTGCTCGCGACCTTCCGGAAGACCGTCGAGGATCTCCGACGTACGCTTCGCTCCGAGACCGAGGCCGCAAGCAAGTCCACCGAGTCATTTGGCTATTTGGGCGTCCGGCGCCCTTCCCATTCCCCCATGCCGGATCAGTACGACGGCGGCGAAAGCACCCGCGACAAGCCGGAGGTGCGTATCGATGTGGACGGAAAGCAACAGAATCTTCGCTGGGTTGACGGGCAGGTGGACGAGCTGGATATTGACATCGCCCTGCAGCGGTTTGAAGAGGCCGTGGCCAACGTCGAGCGGCTTCGCAAGCTCGCCAAGGGCCTGAAGGGCAACGCGATCGCGCAGGACGTGATCAACACGAAGGTCGACGAGCGTGCAGCCACCCTGGCGGAGGTTATCCTGCGAGCGCTCGTGGATACCCACTCGTTTCCTGTATCCACCAAAACCAGAGTCTCCTGGCTCACGCGGTTGGGATTCGAAGATCAAGCCCGGGAAGCTTTTCTGAAAACTCGCTCGGAAATCGTCTCCAAACGGATTCG TGCCTGCGTCTTTGAGGGTGACCTCCCCCTCTACATCTTTCAGATCTCCTATGTGTACTTCACGTTGATCAAGAACACCATTAGCATCTACCAACAGTGTTTTCCGCCAGTTATGTCCAGCGCCAGCATCCGCTGGGCAAAACACCACCTCGACGGCTTCAACGCCCTGCTCACCCGCCAACTCAGCAGCGTCCAACGCGGCACGACTGTCTGGCAGAAATGCATTGACATTGTACACGAGCAAGCCGATCAGCTGACCGAGGTGGGTGTTGACTTTACCGATCTCGTCGCAAAGGACTTGGAGACTGGCGAGGAGTTCACCGAACGACCGCAGATGACCCGGTCTGAGTCCCTTATTTCCGGGTTAGCGGACACTGCAGCGGCAGCTGCAATTATCTAA
- a CDS encoding TOM complex receptor protein TOM20 (COG:U;~EggNog:ENOG410PPYB;~InterPro:IPR023392,IPR002056;~PFAM:PF02064;~go_component: GO:0005742 - mitochondrial outer membrane translocase complex [Evidence IEA];~go_process: GO:0006605 - protein targeting [Evidence IEA];~go_process: GO:0006886 - intracellular protein transport [Evidence IEA]) has protein sequence MRTSTLIAATAGTIVTGLLAYAVYFDHKRQTDPEFRKALKRNNRRMARAVKEEAEAQGAMQREVIKKVVQQAKDEGFPTDLEEKEAYFMSQVAQGESLVAEEPIEAALCFYKALKVYPQPKDLISIYDKTVPKEVLEILAEMVALDSGLKLGSFTGESAAPESHGVE, from the exons ATGAGGACGTCGACCTTGATTGCCGCTACTGCCGGCACAATCGTCACCGGCCTTCTGG CCTACGCCGTCTACTTTGACCACAAGAGACAGACCGACCCGGAGTTCCGCAAAGCTCTCAAGAGGAACAACCGCCGCATGGCAAGGGCTgtcaaggaggaggctgAGGCCCAGGGTGCCATGCAGCGCGAGGTCATCAAGAAGGTTGTGCAGCAGGCCAAGGACGAGGGTTTCCCCACGGacctggaggagaaggaggcctaCTTCATGAGCCAGGTTGCTCAGGGAGAGTCTCTTGTTGCCGAAG AACCCATTGAGGCCGCCCTGTGCTTCTACAAGGCCCTCAAGGTCTACCCCCAGCCTAAGGACCTGATCTCCATCTACGACAAGACCGTGCCCAAGGAGGTGCTCGAGATCCTGGCCGAGATGGTCGCTCTGGACTCCGGCCTGAAGCTCGGCTCGTTCACCGGCGAGAGCGCCGCCCCGGAGAGCCACGGAGTCGAGTAA